Part of the Aurantiacibacter aquimixticola genome, GCCCTGCAAAACAGGCATGCCTGCGCCGCGCTTGCGCAGCTGCTTGCCGGACTGGATGCCCGCCGGAATCTCGATCGCATGGCTTTCGCCGTCGAGACCTGGGATCTCGATGGTCTCGCCAAGGGCCGCCGCCGTGAAGCTCACGGGGACGCGCGTGAACAGTGCCGTGCCTTCGCGCTGGAAGACAGGATGATCCTTCACGTGAACGAAAATGTAGAGATCGCCAGCGGGCGCGCCGCGCGGCCCAGCTTCTCCACGACCGGAAAGGCGGATGCGCGTGCCGTTGTCGACGCCGGCAGGCACCTCGACATCGAGCGTCTGCAATTCGTCGCTACGGCCCTCGCCGCGGCATTCGTGGCATGGCTGTTCCAGAACCTCGCCCGCGCCGTGGCAGTTCGGGCAGGGTCGCTCGATCACAAAGAAGCCCTGCTTTGCGCGCACCTTGCCCGCACCGTGGCAAAGCTCGCAGCGGCGGCTCGACGTGCCGGGTTCCGCGCCTGAACCATCGCAAGTGTCGCATGCGGTCGAAACCTCGACTTCGATCTGCGACTGCTTGCCGTGAAATGCTTCTTCCAGGCTGATCTGCATGTCGTAGCGCAGATCTGCACCGCGGCGTGGCCTGGCCCGTGCTCCCGCCGGACCGCCACCGCCGAAGGCGCTGCCGAAGATCGTCTCGAAAATATCGCCAAGATCGCTGAAGTCCTGGCCGCCCGCGCCGGGGCCGCCATTCTGGAAAGCAGCGTGACCGTAACGGTCATAAGCGGCGCGTTTCTGATCGTCCTTCAACACTTCATAGGCGGCACTACACGCCTTGAAGCGCGCCTCGGCCTCGGCGTCGCCCGGATTGCGATCCGGGTGATATTTCATGGCCATCTGGCGATAGGCGGACTTGATGGTCTTGCCATCTGCCGTCCGCTCCACGCCGAGCAATTCGTAGAAATCGATGTCAGCAGACATTCGCGAACCCCCAAACGCTGCCGCCACCGGCGCAGCGAGCGTCGGTGGCGGCAGTTTTGTCCATCGGGATAATTATCCCTTGTTCTCGTCGTCCACTTCGGTGAACTCGGCCTCGACCACGTCCTCTTCCTCGGCAGGCTTGGGGGCATCGTCGCTGGCGGCTGCATCGGCAGCACCGGCCTGGGCGGAAGCCTGATCCTTCTCGTAGATCTGCTGGCCCATCTTCATTGCGACATCGGTGAGCTTCTGGCTCTTTTCCTTCATCGCTTCGATGTCTTCGCCCTCGAGAGCGGTCTTGGCTTCGGCCACGGCGGTCTCGATCTCCGTCTTGAGACCGCTATCGACCTTGTCGCCATTCTCTTCGAGCTGCTTTTCGGTCGCGTGGACCAAGCTGTCGAGATTGTTGCGGACCTCAGCGGCCTCGCGGCGCTTCTTGTCCTCTTCGGCGAACTTCTCGGCATCCTGCACCATCTGCTCGATGTCGGAATCGTTGAGACCGCCAGAGGCCTGGATGCGGATCTGCTGTTCCTTGCCCGTGCCCTTGTCCTTGGCAGACACGTTCACGATGCCATTCGCGTCGATATCGAAGGTAACTTCGATCTGCGGAACGCCGCGCTGGGCGGGCGGAATGCCGACCAGATCGAACTGGCCAAGCAGCTTGTTGTCCGCGGCCATTTCACGCTCGCCCTGGAAAACGCGGATCGTCACCGCATTCTGGTTATCCTCGGCGGTGGAGTAGACCTGCGTTTTCTTGGTCGGGATCGTCGTGTTGCGATCGATCATGCGGGTGAACACGCCGCCCAGCGTCTCGATGCCCAGCGAAAGCGGGGTCACGTCGAGCAGCAGCACGTCCTTCACGTCACCCTGAAGCACGCCAGCCTGAATGGCCGCACCCATGGCGACGACTTCGTCCGGGTTTACGCCGGTATGCGGCTTCGAGCCGAAGAAACCTTCAACCACTTCGCGCACCTTGGGCATGCGGGTCATGCCGCCGACCATGATGACTTCATCGATCTCGTTCTTGGACACACCGGCGTCTTCGAGCGCCTTCTTGCACGGCTCCAGCGTGCGCTTGATCAGGTCGCCGACCAGCTGCTCCAGCTTGGAGCGGCTGAGAGTTTCGACGAGATGCAATGGCGTGGATGCGCCGCCTTCCATGCGGGCCGTGATGAAGGGCAGGTTGACTTCGGTCGACTGCGAACTGGAAAGCTCGATCTTCGCCTTTTCGGCAGCTTCCTTCAGGCGCTGAAGAGCGAGCTTGTCGGTCTTCAGGTCCATGCTTTCCTTCTTCTGGAACTGTTCGGCGAGGTAATCGACAATCACATTGTCGAAATCCTCACCACCCAGAAAGGTGTCGCCATTGGTCGACTTCACTTCGAACACGCCGTCCCCGATTTCGAGGATGGAGATATCGAAGGTGCCGCCGCCAAGATCGTAAACGGCGATGGTCTTGCCGTCATTCTTGTCCATGCCATAGGCCAGCGCGGCCGCAGTCGGCTCGTTGATGATACGCTCGACTTCGAGGCCTGCGATCTGGCCGGCATCCTTGGTGGCCTGGCGCTGGGCGTCGTTGAAATAGGCCGGAACGGTGATCACGGCCTTGGTCACGGTCTCGCCGAGATAGCTTTCGGCGGTTTCTTTCATCTTTTGCAGGATGAATGCGGAAATCTGGCTGGGGGAATACTCCTCGCCGCCTGCTTCGACCCAAGCATCGCCATTCTTGCCCTTGACGATGTCGTAAGGGACGAGGTCCATATCCTTCTTCGTGGTCGGATCGTTGAATGGGCGGCCGATCAGGCGCTTGATCGCGAACAGGGTGTTGTCCGGATTGGTCACGGCCTGGCGCTTCGCGGGTTGGCCGATCAGGCGTTCACCATCCTTGGTGAAGGCCACGATCGAAGGCGTCGTGCGGGCGCCTTCGGAATTTTCGATGACCTTCGGTTTGCCGCCTTCCATCACGGACACGCAGCTATTGGTGGTGCCAAGGTCGATACCGATAATCTTGCTCATAATTCCCCATCTCTTTCAATCATTGGACGCTGCGCGTTCGGCCCCCCGATCCCGCGGCAGGGCCATTAGGCAGCTCGAAAAAAGCTGTGTAGCGATGCGCGATATAGGAGCGGTTTCGCTTGGCACAAGAGACCCCAGCGCCTAGAAAATCGGCATTGTCCAAGAGGGGAACATCATGCGTTTTACGAAGTTTGCCATCGCCCTGCCCGCCTGCGCCGCAGCGCTCGCGCTGGCCTCATGCGGCGAAGAACCGGAAGCTGTTGCAGTGGCCGAGGGCGACTGCCCGCCGGGTATCGAAGTCGCCAATGGCTGGATGGCGCTGCCCGCCGTCGCCGGCAATCCGGCTGCGGCCTATTTCGACATCACCAACGGATCGGACAGCCAGATCACCATTCGCGGTGTGGACGTGCTGGGCGCGGAAAGCGGCGTGCTTCACGAAACCACTACCTGGAACCTGGAGGAAGACATGCAGGAAATCCTTCAGCTGGGCGTCGCTCCCGGTGAGACGGCGCGCTTCGAACCGGGTGCCCGCCACGTGATGGCGATGGGCATGGGCGAAGGCACGGAGCCCGGCGGCGAAACCGAAGTGACGCTCACTTTCGTCGGCGGTGACAAGTGCAGCTTCCCGGTCACCGCTTACCCGGCAGGCGAGATGCCCGACGATTTCGAGCCGACGCCGACCGAGGAAGAGGCGGAAGACGCTTGAGCGAGAAAGCGGCGCTCTCCTGCCCCGTAGGCGGGGAGCGCCCGCTGACGCCGGGTGAGGTTGCCCTCGCCCGCTCCATGTTCGGCGATGCGATCGTGTGCGACAAGGTCACGATCCGTCGCCGGAAATGGGCGTTCTTTCAGCCGCGCAATATCACTATGGCGCCGCGCGGCCATCTTCATTTTCACCCGAATGGGACTGCCTATTGCGAAGATTTCGCTTCGGCGTCGCTGCACCGGCAGGCGCTGTTCATCCACGAGATGACGCATGTCTGGCAGACCCAGACGCGCGGCGAATGGTATCTGGTGCTCAATCGCATGCCCTGGGCGCGATACGACTACGCGCTGAAGCCCGGATGGCGACTCGAGCAATACGGGATCGAGCAACAGGCGCGGATCGTCGAGCATGCCTTTCTGCTGCGCAACGGTGCTCGGCTGCGCGGCGTGGCGGACAAGGCGGCCTATGATGCGCTGGTCGATTTTCCTGGCGCTAGCGCCGCGTGACCGATTTCGAATTCATCTTCGTTCTCTACGCGCTCATCCTCGGCCTTTCGCTGGTCGCTCTTCTCAGCGGCCTCGGGCGAACGCTCGAATACGAATTTGCTAGCGACGCGGATGGGCGGGAGGGAAGCTTCCGCGTCGGTTGGCTCACGCCGCTCATGGCGATTTTCGTCATGCTGGATCTGATGTCGTTCTGGAGCTTTGCCTGGGTCGTGCGCGATTTGCTTACGGTCAATCCGGCGACACTGCTCGGCGTTATGACATTCGCCAGCGCCTATTATGTTGCCGCGCGGCTGGTCTTTCCCGAAGCGCCGGAGAACTTTCGCGATCTCGACACGCACTATTATCGCACCAGCCGTACGATCTTCGGCATCCTTATCGCGCTCGTGTTCGTGCAATGGGCCTATCTGCTCACTATCGAGCAAATTCGCGGTGGACTGCTGACGCCGACCAGCGTCGGCCTGACGCTGCTATTCGTCGGGATGATGCTTGCGGCGATGGTTATCCGCAACCGGCACGTTCAATCCGCGCTGCTGGTCGCACTCAGCGTGCGTTACCTCGTCCTCTACATCTTCAACTGACGCGCAGCGCGATTATTCGGGCTTCTTTGCCACGCCGACCATGCTCGGACGCAGCAGGCGATCCTTGATGACGTAGCCCGCCTGCATTTCCTGCACGATCGTGCCGGGTTCGGCCTCGTCGGTAGGCACTTCCATCATCGCCTGGTGCCGGTTGGGGTCGAGCGGCTGGCCCATCGCCTCGATACGGCTGATACCGTGCTGGGCAAACGCCTTTTCCAGCTCGCGCTGCGTGGCTTGAATGCCGACGACGAGGCCCTTGAACTTGGAGTCTTCCCGCAGGTCTTCCGGCACCGCTTCGATGGCGCGGGCGAGATTGTCGGCGACGCTCAGGATATCGCGCGCAAAACCCGTGGCGGCGTAGGCGCGCGCGTCCTGGATGTCCTTTTCCATCCGGCGGCGGACATTCTGCGTATCGGCCTTCGCATACAGCACGTCCTGCTGCGCCTTTTCGAGATCGGCCCGGAGGCTGGCGATCGCTTCGTCACCATTCTCTTCGGCCGCTTCCTCGCCCTCGTCGTCGGCGAGAAATTCCTCCGGCACGCCCTCTAATTCTTTTTCGACCGCTTCGTCGCGGTCCTGTCCATTATCCGTCATATTCGCCTTGCTATCCGATTCGTTTGCCCAGCGATCGGGCCGTGAAGTCCACGATGGGCACGACTCGCGCGTAATTCAACCGCGTCGGCCCGATCACCCCGAGAACGCCGACGACCTTACCCTCGCGATCGCGATAGGGCGCAGCGACCACGGATGATCCGCTGAGCGCGAAGAGGCGATTCTCCGCGCCGATGAATATGCGCGCCGATTTCGCCTCGCGTGCACTCTCGAGCAATTCAGCGACCGATTGCTTGCTCTCCAGGTCCTCCAAAAGCGAGCGGACCCGCTCGATATCGGTGAGCGCCGCCTCGTCCAGAAGATTCGCCTGCCCGCGAACGATCAGCACCGGTCGCTTGTCGGCATCCTGGCTCCAAACCGCGATGCCAGCTTCCACCAGCGCCGCGCTCGCGGTGTCGAGCGCGCTTTTGCCCGACGCAATTTCGCGCTGCATAGCACTTGCCGCCTCCGCCAGCGTCCTTCCGGCGAGGTGCGCGGAGATGAAATTGCTCGCCTCCTGCAACGCAGCGGGCGATGGCGCGGTGCCGAGATCCAGCACGCGGTTTTCAACCTGCCCATCCTCGCCCACCAGAACCGCCAGCGCGCGCATCTCGTCGAGCGGGACGATGCGCATCTGCGAGAGCGTCGGTTCGCGCCGCGGCACCATCACCATGCCTGCAGCGCCGGATATGTCGGATAGCAGCGCGCTCGTATTCTCGAGCGCCGTTTCCACTGGCCCCGGCTCGGCCAATTGTCGTTCGATGGCGGCGCGTTCGGCTGCGCTGGGCTCTGCGACCTGCATGATGCCGTCCACGAAAAGACGCAGCCCGCTTTCGGTCGGCATGCGCCCTGCGCTCGTATGCGGCGCGGCGAGCAGGCCCAGCTGTTCCAATTCGCTCAGCACGCTACGGATCGACGCCGAGGAAAGGTTTAGTCCACCCTGCGCTGCCAGCGCCTTCGATCCGACAGGCTGCCCGCTCGCCAGATAATCTTCAACAACGAGGCGAAAAATGTCGCGTGCGCGGTCTGTCAGTTCGGAGATTGGCGGGGACGGCATGACAGGGGTCTATCTAGTCGCTAGGGCCGCATGCGCAAACATCTGGAGAATTTCATGCGACCTTCCGGCCGTGCGCCCGACGAAATGCGCGCCATCACCATCGAAACCGGCTTCACAAAGCATGCGGAGGGCAGCTGCCTGATAAGCTTCGGTGACACACGCGTGCTGTGCACCGCCAGTGTGGAAGAGCGTATCCCGCCGTGGCTTCGCGGCAAGGGTTCGGGCTGGGTCACTGGCGAATATTCGATGCTGCCCCGCGCCACGCACACCCGCGGCTCGCGCGAGGCTGCGCGCGGCAAGCAGAGCGGGCGAACGCAGGAAATTCAGCGCCTTATCGGGCGCAGCTTGCGTGCCGTGTGCGATTTGGAAAAGCTCGGGGAACGGCAGATCACCCTCGATTGCGATGTGTTGCAGGCGGATGGCGGCACCCGCACCGCCTCGATCTCCGGCGCCTGGGTCGCCCTGCGACTTGCGGTCGATAGCCTCATGAAAAGCGGCGATCTGAAGCAGGACCCGATCACGGCGAAGATCGCGGCGATTTCCTGCGGTATTCATCAGGGCACACCTGTTCTCGATCTCGATTACGATGAAGATTCGAATGCCGATGCCGATGCCAACTTCGTATTGATCGAAGGCGGCCAGATTGCCGAAGTGCAGGCGACGGCAGAAGGTGCCACCTATGACGAGGAGGGCCTGCTTCGCCTTCTGCGCCTATCGCAAATGGGCTGCGCCGAGATCTTCAAGGCGCAGGAGGCTGCCGTCCAGTGACGCGAAGGATCGGCTCGGGCAAGCTTGTCATCGCAACGCACAACGCGGGCAAATTGAAGGAAATCGCCGCGCTGCTGAAGCCTTATGGGCTCGACTGCATTTCGGCGGGATCACTCGGCCTTCCGGAGCCTGCTGAAACCGGCAAGACCTTCATTGCCAATGCATTGATCAAGGCGCGCGCTGCGGCGGAGGCTGCCGGTCTGCCGGCACTGGCTGATGATAGCGGTCTGTCGGTCGTCGCTCTCGATGAGCGACCGGGCGTCTACACCGCCGACTGGGCAGAGCGGCAATGGTTCGAGGGCGAGCCGGGACGCGATTGGTATATGGCGATGGGCAAGGTGGAAGGGCTGTTGCAAGCGAAGGGGCCGGACACGCCGCGCGTCGCGTGGTTCAGCTGTGTCCTCGCCCTTGCCTGGCCGGACGGTGAGCACGCGATTTACGAAGGCCGCGCAAACGGAAAGCTGGCCTGGCCGCCGCGCGGAGAAATGGGCTTCGGTTATGATCCGGTCTTCGTGCCGGACGGTCGAGAGCAGACTTTTGCCGAGCTAGACCCTTCCGACAAGCACGCGATCAGTCACCGCGCCGACGCCTTTGCGAAGCTGGTCGCGGATCAGTTCGCAAGCTGAGTCAATAGGCCATCTGGTCGTAAATGTTCCCGGCAGGCCAGTAACGGCAAACGAGGAAATCGTCCTGCGTATTGCGAGCGATTGCGCAGCCAACCTCCTCGGTGTCGCGCCATATCACCTGCGTATAGTGACCGACATCGGGCCAATTGCCGGTGCTGGAGACATTGGGAAACGGTGCGTGGCGGTAATAGCGTCGTTCCTCGACGAAAGCGCCGATCATCGTCTCCGCGCTGTAATAGCCGGCCGTGCCCATCCAGAGATTTTCGCCGGCTCCCCCGCGACCTTCGCGGCTTGCATGCTGCATCCGCCCGCGTCGGGCTAGCTCATCGGCCCAGCTTTGCGCCTGGTTTGCGAGGCGCGGGCTCCAGCGAAGCCGCGGCACGCCGACGTCGGCGCGCGCCTCGTTATGCGAGGTTAGCAAACGTTCGGCAAAAGCGTTGCCGCTCGGCAGGGAAGCGCGCGTTGGCGGTTGCCATTGCTGACCCGAAGACGGGACGGCACAAGCGCCAAGCGTGGCGATGGAGACGGCGGCGGTGATAAGCAGGACCCGTAATTTCATTCCTGCACCTTGACTTAAAGGCGTGAACGAAGGCTGAAACACGGCATATGGCGACCGCTCTCTACATTCACTGGCCTTTCTGCCTCGCCAAATGCCCATATTGCGATTTCAACTCGCACGTGCGCGATAGCGTTGATGCCGATCTTTGGCAGAAAGCGCTGCTGGCCGATCTGAGACATGAGGTCGAGATCGCTGGCGGTGAAGCGCTCAATTCGATCTTTTTCGGTGGTGGAACGCCCTCGCTCATGCCGCCAAAGCTTGTCAGCATATTGCTACAAGAGGCTGAGAAGGCGTGGAGTTTCTCTCCGGGTATCGAAATAACGCTCGAGGGCAATCCCTCTTCCATCGAGGCCTCGCGTTACGCCGATATTGCCGCGGCAGGCGTCAATCGCGCTTCGATAGGTCTGCAATCGCTCAACAAAGATGCGCTGCAGTTTCTTGGGCGACTTCACGATGCAGAAGAGGGGCTGAACGCACTCGAGACGGCGCAGAGCGTATTCGACCGGGTGAGTTTCGATCTGATCTATGCCCTGCCCGGCCAGACCGAAGCGGAGTGGCGCGAGGAATTGCGACGCGCGCTCGATTTCGGCACCGGACATCTTTCCCTTTACCAGCTGACGATCGAACCGGGTACGCGCTTTGCCACCGATGTCCGCCGCGGCGACTTCACGCCGCTAGATGACGATGCCGCCGCCGACCTGTTCGACATGACGCGAGAAATGACAGATGCCGCTG contains:
- the dnaJ gene encoding molecular chaperone DnaJ, with amino-acid sequence MSADIDFYELLGVERTADGKTIKSAYRQMAMKYHPDRNPGDAEAEARFKACSAAYEVLKDDQKRAAYDRYGHAAFQNGGPGAGGQDFSDLGDIFETIFGSAFGGGGPAGARARPRRGADLRYDMQISLEEAFHGKQSQIEVEVSTACDTCDGSGAEPGTSSRRCELCHGAGKVRAKQGFFVIERPCPNCHGAGEVLEQPCHECRGEGRSDELQTLDVEVPAGVDNGTRIRLSGRGEAGPRGAPAGDLYIFVHVKDHPVFQREGTALFTRVPVSFTAAALGETIEIPGLDGESHAIEIPAGIQSGKQLRKRGAGMPVLQGRGRGDLVVEVQVETPTKLSSRQKEILREFRETETGDECPESRGFFEKVKDVFGA
- the dnaK gene encoding molecular chaperone DnaK, which translates into the protein MSKIIGIDLGTTNSCVSVMEGGKPKVIENSEGARTTPSIVAFTKDGERLIGQPAKRQAVTNPDNTLFAIKRLIGRPFNDPTTKKDMDLVPYDIVKGKNGDAWVEAGGEEYSPSQISAFILQKMKETAESYLGETVTKAVITVPAYFNDAQRQATKDAGQIAGLEVERIINEPTAAALAYGMDKNDGKTIAVYDLGGGTFDISILEIGDGVFEVKSTNGDTFLGGEDFDNVIVDYLAEQFQKKESMDLKTDKLALQRLKEAAEKAKIELSSSQSTEVNLPFITARMEGGASTPLHLVETLSRSKLEQLVGDLIKRTLEPCKKALEDAGVSKNEIDEVIMVGGMTRMPKVREVVEGFFGSKPHTGVNPDEVVAMGAAIQAGVLQGDVKDVLLLDVTPLSLGIETLGGVFTRMIDRNTTIPTKKTQVYSTAEDNQNAVTIRVFQGEREMAADNKLLGQFDLVGIPPAQRGVPQIEVTFDIDANGIVNVSAKDKGTGKEQQIRIQASGGLNDSDIEQMVQDAEKFAEEDKKRREAAEVRNNLDSLVHATEKQLEENGDKVDSGLKTEIETAVAEAKTALEGEDIEAMKEKSQKLTDVAMKMGQQIYEKDQASAQAGAADAAASDDAPKPAEEEDVVEAEFTEVDDENKG
- a CDS encoding copper chaperone PCu(A)C, which codes for MRFTKFAIALPACAAALALASCGEEPEAVAVAEGDCPPGIEVANGWMALPAVAGNPAAAYFDITNGSDSQITIRGVDVLGAESGVLHETTTWNLEEDMQEILQLGVAPGETARFEPGARHVMAMGMGEGTEPGGETEVTLTFVGGDKCSFPVTAYPAGEMPDDFEPTPTEEEAEDA
- a CDS encoding vgr related protein, with translation MFGDAIVCDKVTIRRRKWAFFQPRNITMAPRGHLHFHPNGTAYCEDFASASLHRQALFIHEMTHVWQTQTRGEWYLVLNRMPWARYDYALKPGWRLEQYGIEQQARIVEHAFLLRNGARLRGVADKAAYDALVDFPGASAA
- the grpE gene encoding nucleotide exchange factor GrpE → MTDNGQDRDEAVEKELEGVPEEFLADDEGEEAAEENGDEAIASLRADLEKAQQDVLYAKADTQNVRRRMEKDIQDARAYAATGFARDILSVADNLARAIEAVPEDLREDSKFKGLVVGIQATQRELEKAFAQHGISRIEAMGQPLDPNRHQAMMEVPTDEAEPGTIVQEMQAGYVIKDRLLRPSMVGVAKKPE
- the hrcA gene encoding heat-inducible transcriptional repressor HrcA, which encodes MPSPPISELTDRARDIFRLVVEDYLASGQPVGSKALAAQGGLNLSSASIRSVLSELEQLGLLAAPHTSAGRMPTESGLRLFVDGIMQVAEPSAAERAAIERQLAEPGPVETALENTSALLSDISGAAGMVMVPRREPTLSQMRIVPLDEMRALAVLVGEDGQVENRVLDLGTAPSPAALQEASNFISAHLAGRTLAEAASAMQREIASGKSALDTASAALVEAGIAVWSQDADKRPVLIVRGQANLLDEAALTDIERVRSLLEDLESKQSVAELLESAREAKSARIFIGAENRLFALSGSSVVAAPYRDREGKVVGVLGVIGPTRLNYARVVPIVDFTARSLGKRIG
- the rph gene encoding ribonuclease PH, with amino-acid sequence MRPSGRAPDEMRAITIETGFTKHAEGSCLISFGDTRVLCTASVEERIPPWLRGKGSGWVTGEYSMLPRATHTRGSREAARGKQSGRTQEIQRLIGRSLRAVCDLEKLGERQITLDCDVLQADGGTRTASISGAWVALRLAVDSLMKSGDLKQDPITAKIAAISCGIHQGTPVLDLDYDEDSNADADANFVLIEGGQIAEVQATAEGATYDEEGLLRLLRLSQMGCAEIFKAQEAAVQ
- the rdgB gene encoding RdgB/HAM1 family non-canonical purine NTP pyrophosphatase; this translates as MTRRIGSGKLVIATHNAGKLKEIAALLKPYGLDCISAGSLGLPEPAETGKTFIANALIKARAAAEAAGLPALADDSGLSVVALDERPGVYTADWAERQWFEGEPGRDWYMAMGKVEGLLQAKGPDTPRVAWFSCVLALAWPDGEHAIYEGRANGKLAWPPRGEMGFGYDPVFVPDGREQTFAELDPSDKHAISHRADAFAKLVADQFAS
- a CDS encoding CAP domain-containing protein, which gives rise to MKLRVLLITAAVSIATLGACAVPSSGQQWQPPTRASLPSGNAFAERLLTSHNEARADVGVPRLRWSPRLANQAQSWADELARRGRMQHASREGRGGAGENLWMGTAGYYSAETMIGAFVEERRYYRHAPFPNVSSTGNWPDVGHYTQVIWRDTEEVGCAIARNTQDDFLVCRYWPAGNIYDQMAY
- the hemW gene encoding radical SAM family heme chaperone HemW, whose amino-acid sequence is MATALYIHWPFCLAKCPYCDFNSHVRDSVDADLWQKALLADLRHEVEIAGGEALNSIFFGGGTPSLMPPKLVSILLQEAEKAWSFSPGIEITLEGNPSSIEASRYADIAAAGVNRASIGLQSLNKDALQFLGRLHDAEEGLNALETAQSVFDRVSFDLIYALPGQTEAEWREELRRALDFGTGHLSLYQLTIEPGTRFATDVRRGDFTPLDDDAAADLFDMTREMTDAAGLPAYEISNHALPGEESRHNLAYWRYQDYIGIGPGAHGRRNGMATTRHRKPENWLAAVERNGHGLQEERVLGHREQASEALLMGLRLVDGIDVAKLVRRFELPDAALIDRRELEALTNLGLCWQREDRIGVTATGMPLLDAILGRLVADELVSA